CGTGATGCGGCCGTCCGGACCGAAGGGTCGCGCACTGGACGGCGGCGGCGCAGACGGCCAAGGCGGCGACAAAGGTGTCCAGATGGCCGCCCGTGACGAGCAGCGCGATGAGCAGGGGATTGGCCACCCACATCAGGCCCGCCCGGACGGGGTCGTCGGCGATGCGCATCAGCAGGTACCCGGTGGCCAGGAACATCGCTCCGTTGGCCATCATCAGGAGCCATATCGTCGTTCCGGCCCTTGCGCCGCCCACGAGCGCCGCGGCTTCTTGCAGCCAGGTGGCGACGGGACCGTAGACGGAGGGCGTGTGTTTCCACGCGGAACCGACCAAGTGGGCGTAGAGGCCGCCGAGTTGGGCGGGCGACATCACATACGGATCGCCCCCGAGGGCGGCGATCCGGCCGTAGGCGGCATAGCTGGCCGCATCGGAGGATCCGACGGGAGTGAGGTTGGTGACGACCATGACCGCGGCGGCGCCGACGGCGAGCAGGCGGCGAGGGCTGGGGCGCCAGCCACGGCTGCGGGCCGCGAGCATGCCTGCCAGCCCGAGAGACGACAGCGCAAGGGCCGCGTAGGTGAGCACGGTGGAGTCGATGCCGGGCATGGTGCCCAGCCAGGCCGGTCCGAGCCGTGCGTCGAGCGTGTGGTTGTTCGGGGCGCCGGCGCCCACCAGCGCGAGAAGCACGACACCCGTCACTGACAGGCTGACGGCCACCGCGGGCCGGGCGATCACGTTCGGCAACCGTGGGGACGACGGATCGACGGGCGAGTCGGCCGCCTCTTGTGGCGCACGTGCTCGTCCGGCCGAGGCAGGCGCGAGCCGAGCTGCCAGTCCCTCCGCGGGGCCTTGCGAGCCCGTCTCCGTCGCCCGGCTCAACGCGGACATGCCGGACGCACACGCAGGGCGCCGGCAGCCGGCGGCCGGGGGTCGGTCGTCACTGTGGCTCCATGTATCGCATTCGGGGTGTTGTGCAGTGCGGCATTCGGCACGAAGACGAAACTCCTGCTTGATGGCGGTACGACGGATGGCATGCGGTCTCCGCGGTGGCTGTGCGCTCGACGTGGGCGACTGTTGTGTGGCAGTGCATGACGCTATCTGGGGCGGACGTTGGCGTAGCCGCCGCGTCCTCCCCGCTCGCCTCACACCGAGCAGCGCACATCGCGGGCTCGCACGACGAGCAGGCCCTGACGCAGGGTGAGGACCAGCCAGACCCCTGCCAGCGCGCCCAGCCAGTGGTGATGGGTGACCAAGTCCGCCGGCCAGTACCCCCAGAGTGACCACCAGATCGACGGCAGTCAGCCACACGTCGGCAGTCAGCCACACGTCGCGCCTCCAGCGGGGCACGACGGCCAGGGCGGGGTCACGCCTCATCACGGCCCTCATCCGGCCCAGGTCCCGATCGGGTCCCGGCGGGACCGGCACAGGCCGCGCCGAGGGCCGGCAGCGCGACGGCCAGCAAGGTGAGCGCGGCCTCTCGCCCTCCGCTCGCCCGGCCTCCGACGTGCAGGGCGAAGGTCACCAGCGCCACGCCCAGCCCGGTGCCCAGCCCGCGGGCCATGTTGACCAGGCCGCCGCCGGTTCCGGACGAGCTTGCGGGGATCGCCCCCATGACCATGGCGTTGTTGGCCGGGGTGAAGCTGCCCAGCCCCAGTCCGGTCACCGTCCCATCACGGCGGCCCGACGCCAGCACCGCCAACGCCGCCAACGCCGCCAACGCCGCCAACGGGCACCGGATTCGCCTGGAGGGCGGCAGCGGAACAACAGGACGGACCCAGCCGGAATGCAGGAGCCCTCGGAAGAGCCGAATCTCCACTTCCCACTTCGGTTCCCACCTGATCCTTACTGCTTTCACGTCAAGGAAGTGAAGAAGTGATGACCATTCCGCAATAACCTGCGTGCGTTCAGCGACCGTTGTCGGCTTTTTGCAGGTGCTTGTCGACGCTGTGAGAGGATCCGCCCTGCCCAACTACGCCCGGGCGCCGCGACGACACCGCACTCGCCGCCGCGCCGACATGCCGCTCGTAGGTGGCGTCCGCCCGCCGGTCGCCATCCTGATGGTGCTTCTGCTCTCGGTCGCCGGACTCACCGTCTACGCCCTCGGCTCCATCCCCAGCGAGCAGGTGCCGCTTGCGGTGCGGGACGCCGAGCAGCAGATCGCCGCGGATGCTGCCGTGTCCGTCCGGGGCTCCATCAGCGCGGAGGCGAGCACGCTGCGCCGTGCTGCCCAGGCATACACCCCGCCCCGTACGACCGCGCCCGCGACGGCCCTCAAGGCGGTCGTCGCCGGGCGTCGACTGGTGCGCGGCGCCGCCCTGGTCGATCCGGCCACCGGCCAACTGCTGGCCGCGAGCGGCGGGACCGTGCCGCTCGCCGGGATCGGCGTGGATGACCTGGCCGCAGACACGGAGAGCACCACCGTCCCGCCGCGGCTCGTGACCGCCGTCTCCGGCGCCCGCATCCTCTACTTCGCCCGGCTCACGGTGCCCGAGCGCAGCCAGGACGCCAACGCCGACCAGAGCCAGGACCAAACACACCAGCAGACCAGGCACTGGCTGGTGGTGGTCCTCGAACCACTGCCGGCGCCCGCGGTACACGGAGGCGGCCGCGTCGCTTGGTTGGCGGGGGGCGACGGCACCGTCCTGGCGACCGCTACCGGCGGGCAGGCTCCCTCCGGCACCGACCGGACCCTGCCCCGAACCGCAGCCCGGGCCGCCGGAGCCTCCGGATGGCGGAGCGACGCCTCCGGCAGCCTGCTCGGCGCCACCGCCACCGGCACGCGCACCGTGGCTGGTTGGGCGGCGGTCGACACCAGCGGGCTCCACCTGACGGTCGTGACCGCGCAGTCCGTCCCGCTCACCGCCCAGTCCACCGACTATCTGCGGATCGCCCTGCTGACGGGCGGCGCGCTCGCCGCCATCGCCGTGGTGACCTGGCTGTTGCTCGTCTTCGCCGTGCAGCGCCCGCTGCTGCGGCTGCACCTGTCCGCCGCCCGCCTCGCCCGGGGCGCCGTCGGTCGGCACCCGCTCGCCTCCGAGGACCTGTCGCGGCCCGTACCGGTGCCCGCATACGGGGAACCGCGCCGCACAGGCAGAGCGTTGGAGGCCCTGCGGCGACAACTGCTCGGTACGGACACGCCGGAGGAGATCCTTGCCCCGAGGGGGCCAGGGACCCGGGCGCTGGTGGCCTGCTGCGCTCTGCTGGTCACCGCCTGGGCCGCCCCGATGCTCTTCGTCGTCAACCAGGTGGACACGCCCGCCTCCGTGCCCGCGAGCGTGGTCGCCGGCCAGCAGACGCGCACCCAGTACGCGGCCTACCGGGTGCGGCAGTCGCTCGACCAGTCGTACACCGACCTGGTCGACGTCTCCGTGTCGCTGAAAGGCAAGAGCACGGCCCAGCAGCGCCAGGTGCTGCGGAAGACGCTGGCCGACCACGGCCAGTACCGCTCGCTCTACCTGCTCGACCGTGCCGGCGCCATCGTGCTGCGGGTCGGCCAGACGCCGCTGCGCACCATCGTCCATGTCCCGGACGGCAGCGGCATCACCAGCGTCAACACGTACGGAAAGATCCCGGCCATCGCCGCGTACGCGCACATCCCGGCGGCGACGGCGAAGGCTCCCGGTGTGGCGATCTTCGGCGAGATCGACGTGAAGGTGCTCGACGGTCGGCTCCCCGAGCCCGGCCTGGGCAGTGTGTGGCTGACGGACAGCCACGACAAGGTACTGGCCGCCGGCGTGGGCTTCCGGGCGTTCCAGCCGCTGTCCGGCCCAGGGCTGAGGCGGCTCGCCGACCGCACCCGGGCGCCCGGCTCCGCCGGCACCGCAACCGGCGCGGTGCTGA
This genomic window from Streptomyces sp. DG2A-72 contains:
- a CDS encoding HAMP domain-containing protein is translated as MRGSALPNYARAPRRHRTRRRADMPLVGGVRPPVAILMVLLLSVAGLTVYALGSIPSEQVPLAVRDAEQQIAADAAVSVRGSISAEASTLRRAAQAYTPPRTTAPATALKAVVAGRRLVRGAALVDPATGQLLAASGGTVPLAGIGVDDLAADTESTTVPPRLVTAVSGARILYFARLTVPERSQDANADQSQDQTHQQTRHWLVVVLEPLPAPAVHGGGRVAWLAGGDGTVLATATGGQAPSGTDRTLPRTAARAAGASGWRSDASGSLLGATATGTRTVAGWAAVDTSGLHLTVVTAQSVPLTAQSTDYLRIALLTGGALAAIAVVTWLLLVFAVQRPLLRLHLSAARLARGAVGRHPLASEDLSRPVPVPAYGEPRRTGRALEALRRQLLGTDTPEEILAPRGPGTRALVACCALLVTAWAAPMLFVVNQVDTPASVPASVVAGQQTRTQYAAYRVRQSLDQSYTDLVDVSVSLKGKSTAQQRQVLRKTLADHGQYRSLYLLDRAGAIVLRVGQTPLRTIVHVPDGSGITSVNTYGKIPAIAAYAHIPAATAKAPGVAIFGEIDVKVLDGRLPEPGLGSVWLTDSHDKVLAAGVGFRAFQPLSGPGLRRLADRTRAPGSAGTATGAVLTSSGVSRAMSVAAAAPLAQAGPAAGLGWRVVTSKPAASLRLPVFRAERMTMLAGLLGLAVGVACLSWVHIVVVRPLRALARLAERLAGGDRRTVLYPVNHDETGSVTRSLEQIRQALADQARSGTTLPAVTRTEASSPVTAEYTPAQ